A window from Telopea speciosissima isolate NSW1024214 ecotype Mountain lineage chromosome 8, Tspe_v1, whole genome shotgun sequence encodes these proteins:
- the LOC122672341 gene encoding uncharacterized protein LOC122672341: MGNKPSVRRLRSLILSTKVDVVGIAEPIIPFQKAGRLMKKIGMSGVVSNGEAHGHKLWVFWRQDAQVRVMDSHEQFVTLECRIGSEKAVLVSFVHALCSFYKRWLLWNALLDQGIDASTPWAISGDFNAILSPGKKVGGRQMIYRASPFKFQQMWITHPGFKECVRLCWENQVYGLPLQILYLKLKALHIRLKAWNKSVFGNIHQNARNAEDMVVRAEIEAEQAPSDDSRRALKNARTNLHDVLLQEEIFWKQKSRVRWLKKGERNTIFFHTAINVQRCIGRVEKIRDANGEWIQGTENIALEVARFFADAFSSQGVTQDADLLDFIPRVVTDEDNAALLHIPSLDEVKEAVFALSQDSAPGPDGFSGYFFTSCWEIIGGDVWRAIEDFFLRGLASKGIHISKSGSHPQKGEPRGNL; this comes from the exons ATGGGGAATAAGCCATCTGTAAGGCGTTTGAGGTCTCTTATTTTGTCTACTAAAGTAGACGTGGTAGGTATTGCTGAACCAATAATCCCTTTCCAAAAGGCAGGGCGGCTAATGAAAAAGATTGGGATGAGTGGTGTTGTTTCTAATGGAGAGGCTCATGGACATAAGCTATGGGTATTCTGGCGACAAGATGCACAGGTCAGGGTAATGGATTCGCATGAACAGTTTGTTACCTTGGAATGCAGGATTGGTAGTGAGAAAGCGGTTCTGGTGTCCTTTGTACATGCATTATGCTCCTTCTATAAAAGATGGTTGCTTTGGAATGCTCTGTTGGACCAGGGGATAGATGCCTCAACCCCTTGGGCAATTAGTGGTGACTTTAATGCTATCTTGAGTCCTGGAAAAAAGGTGGGTGGCCGGCAG ATGATTTATCGAGCTTCCCCTTTTAAGTTCCAGCAAATGTGGATTACTCACCCGGGGTTTAAGGAATGTGTTCGACTGTGTTGGGAAAATCAAGTGTATGGCTTACCTTTACAGATCCTGTACCTAAAACTGAAGGCCCTTCACATCAGGCTTAAGGCTTGGAATAAATCTGTGTTTGGAAATATACACCAAAATGCAAGGAATGCGGAAGACATGGTGGTTAGGGCTGAGATTGAAGCTGAGCAAGCACCTAGTGATGATTCTAGAAGGGCATTGAAAAATGCCAGAACGAATCTCCATGATGTTCTGTTACAGGAAGAGAttttttggaaacaaaaatcTAGGGTGCGCTGGCTCAAGAAGGGGGAGAGGAATACCATATTTTTCCACACTGCTATAAATGTTCAGCGATGTATTGGAAGGGTGGAGAAAATTAGAGATGCAAATGGGGAGTGGATTCAGGGCACGGAGAACATTGCCTTGGAAGTGGCCAGGTTCTTTGCTGATGCTTTTTCATCTCAGGGAGTAACTCAAGATGCGGACCTCTTGGACTTTATTCCTAGAGTGGTAACAGATGAGGACAATGCGGCATTGCTGCATATTCCATCTTTGGATGAAGTTAAGGAGGCAGTTTTTGCTCTTTCGCAGGATAGTGCACCTGGTCCAGACGGTTTCTCTGGCTATTTTTTCACCTCTTGTTGGGAGATTATAGGAGGGGATGTCTGGAGGGCAatagaggatttttttctcaGGGGGTTGGCTTCCAAAGGGATACACATCAGCAAATCTGGTtctcatccccaaaaaggagAACCCAGAGGTAATCTCTGA